The following coding sequences lie in one Musa acuminata AAA Group cultivar baxijiao chromosome BXJ3-1, Cavendish_Baxijiao_AAA, whole genome shotgun sequence genomic window:
- the LOC135629763 gene encoding protein CURLY FLAG LEAF 1-like, whose protein sequence is MATEVSSLARMLTGYGEEGEGQREQELVTRDLLGGAAEVDLDLQVPAGWERHLDLSTGKTYIQKRESEPAPRLLHDLNLPPPSPSVGQKLEYQSVCTLEKVKSALERESRLLPRPDASPSPPPSSSSASSSASFLSRRWTVEQAQDGVASTGPATMMAMAVAVCPACLLYVLVSEVDPRCPRCAAHVRVNVPHKKPWIDLNFSLHADNCDLY, encoded by the exons ATGGCGACGGAGGTGAGCTCCTTGGCACGGATGCTGACGGGCTACGGGGAGGAAGGCGAGGGGCAGCGAGAGCAGGAGCTCGTCACGCGGGACTTGCTCGGCGGCGCCGCGGAGGTGGATCTCGACCTCCAGGTCCCGGCCGGGTGGGAGAGGCACCTCGATCTCTCG ACGGGGAAGACGTACATCCAGAAGCGCGAGTCGGAACCCGCTCCCCGCCTTCTCCACGACCTTAACCTTCCGCCACCGTCGCCCTCTGTCGGCCAGAAACTGGAGTACCAGAGCGTCTGCACCCTGGAGAAGGTCAAGTCCGCCCTGGAGCGTGAGTCGCGCCTCCTCCCCCGGCCCGACGCTTCCCCTTCTccgcccccctcctcctcctccgcctcctcctccgcctccttccTGTCCAGGCGGTGGACGGTCGAGCAAGCCCAGGACGGCGTCGCGTCGACGGGCCCGGCGACGATGATGGCGATGGCGGTGGCTGTGTGCCCCGCGTGCCTCCTCTACGTGCTCGTCTCGGAGGTGGACCCCCGGTGCCCGAGGTGTGCGGCGCACGTGCGGGTCAACGTTCCCCACAAGAAGCCATGGATTGACCTCAACTTCTCCCTTCACGCTGATAACTGTGATTTGTATTAG